In Microbacterium sp. No. 7, the genomic window CGCCCCCGCGATCGTGCTCTTCCGCGGCCTGGCCCCGCACAGCACGGAGAGCAACCCCATCGCGGGCGACCCCGTCGCGCTGCTGAACCAGACGCTGTGGAAGGAGGGCGAGCGCCTCGCCCACGACCCCAGCGGCCTGCCCATCCGCGCCGCCGACCTGACCCTCGGCTCCGCCGTGCACGTCATCCCCGAGTCGCTCGCTGAGCTCAGCCACCACGAGGGCTACCTCGAGGAGAAGGCCAAGGCCATCGTGCTGCTCGTGCGCCTGCTCCCCGAGCAGCTGCACGAGATCGACGAGCGCAAGGACTGGTCGTACAACGGCATCGTCGCGTACTCGAAGGTCTGCACGCACGTCGGCTGCCCCGTCGCCCTGTACGAGCAGCAGACGCACCACCTGCTGTGCCCCTGCCACCAGTCGCAGTTCGACGTCTCCGACGGCGCCAAGGTCATCTTCGGCCCGGCCGCCCGTCCGCTGCCGCAGCTGCCCATCACCGTGGACGACGAGGGCTACCTCATCGCCCGCAGTGACTTCGAAGAACCCGTCGGCCCGAGCTTCTGGGAGCGTCATTGAGCACCTCGACTGTCACTGAGACGAAGCGGGACGAGAAGCCGCTGGGCGGCAAGTTCCTCGCCGGCACGGCGAACTACATCGACGAGCGCACGAGCATCTCGGGCTTCGTCAAGGAGCTCGGCCGCAAGATCTTCCCCGACCACTGGTCGTTCATGCTGGGCGAGATCGCCCTGTGGAGCTTCGTCGTCGTCTTCCTCTCGGGAACGTTCCTGACGTTCTTCTTCGACGCCTCCATGGTCGAGACGCACTACCACGGCGCCTACGCCCCCCTGCGCGGCGTCGCGATGTCGGCGGCCCTCGACTCGACGCTGCACATCTCGTTCGACCTGCGCGGCGGCCTGCTGGTCCGCCAGATCCACCACTGGGCGGCGCTCACGTTCGTCGCCGGCATCGGCGTGCACATGCTGCGCGTCTTCTTCACCGGCGCGTTCCGCAAGCCGCGCGAGCTGAACTGGGTCATCGGCTTCGTGCTCTTCGTGCTCGCGATGGCCGAGGGCTTCACCGGCTACTCGCTGCCCGACGACCTGCTCTCGGGCAACGGCCTCCGCATCATCGACGGCATGATCAAGGGCCTGCCGCTCATCGGCACCTGGACCTCGTTCCTGCTGTTCGGCGGCGAGTTCCCCGGCTCCGACATCGTCGGACGCCTGTACACGCTGCACATCCTGCTGCTGCCGCTCATCCTCATCGCGCTGCTCGCACTGCACATGATGCTGATGATCATCAACAAGCACACGCAGTTCGCCGGCCCCGGCCGCACCAACAGCAACGTCGTCGGCTACCCGATGATGCCCGTGTACATGT contains:
- the qcrA gene encoding cytochrome bc1 complex Rieske iron-sulfur subunit; its protein translation is MAHEEDPLEHERASWKPSSGLAVAVTDPVKNPGLPPHRERITDTDPAAMTRAVRTVYTLFYISLAGSIFAVAAYMLFPIESGRMADIRNNNLFIGLGIALALLAIGIGAIHWSKAIMSDKEFIEDRHATRGRDTTREAAVEVFRAANEESGFGRRTAIRGSLIAALVASVAPAIVLFRGLAPHSTESNPIAGDPVALLNQTLWKEGERLAHDPSGLPIRAADLTLGSAVHVIPESLAELSHHEGYLEEKAKAIVLLVRLLPEQLHEIDERKDWSYNGIVAYSKVCTHVGCPVALYEQQTHHLLCPCHQSQFDVSDGAKVIFGPAARPLPQLPITVDDEGYLIARSDFEEPVGPSFWERH